A part of Halobaculum sp. MBLA0143 genomic DNA contains:
- a CDS encoding MMPL family transporter, giving the protein MSSFDRLVERVTDHSRIAIVVMLLLTAGIGLGASDVSQESSLDQFQTDSVEAEKLDYIEGNFSADQNTTTAQVIVREPNGNVLDKRSLVSQLELQRALRDNETVDDSLVDDTPPVGIANVVATAAIQRDEARDVRELGTEIRELNASVQQRRAALAANRTALRERQAQLEANRTALQERQANLTADRRALANRTDALNATAAQLRGGLTTLRQSPNASVRATFDAVDANTTVELNETDFRTYSRAATALRAARNETATQEAYRLGTRGVLREEYAAVEREGQRLRERGEQLQADAEQLEARGRELQERAEQLEERGEQLQADADRLQSLADELETERAGLENATDATLAEQTAKLRSLNGSEVDELVGTVLAEDGEGGNSVFGFLPTDYDPGSTEARATTILVTQKSDGAAAAPGAASGDLETAQLAIQSLVESRDDPGRYLVFGSGIVSDEITASQEDSLTIVGPLAGLFVLVALVIAYRDLVDILLGLVGIAAVLLWTFGFMGWAGVNFNQIMIAVPVLLIGLSIDYAIHIFMRHREERQAADGAGPRQSMTVALGGVGIALVWVTATTVIGFLSNLTSPVAPIRDFGVVSSFGILAAFLIFGILIPAAKVEADEILERFGFDRQMTAFGTGGGAFSSVLAVGSQAARKAPFVVIGIAVVVTAAGGFGAAQVDTSFSQEDFLAEDPPDWMDELPEELRPGEYTAKSNLEFVNENFVREDSQAQILVESGGGESVTDPAVLSSLETVADRATDKDVTQTLSNGEADIESPLVTMRTVAAENETFNATFTAADTDSDGVPDRNVAGVYDALYEAAPGEAERVIARDDGEYEAVRVVVSVRGGASGGDITEQMRDVADVIDDDGGLVVTATGTAILNKIVQDELLETVVVSLIVTLIAVFLFLMGSYRLTEGSATLGAITLLPVLLSVAWILGTMFLLDIPFNVVTGTITSLTVGLGVAYSIHLSERYNQELDRTREVWTAMDRAVTGTGGALLGSAATTAGGFGVLVFAILPPLQQFGTITAITIVYAFLAAVLVLPSMLVVWTRRAGPEWAASQIGDESEEPDTPETVTAAANGEGATTDGTSAPTAEPAATDAGTTVADDDREAGQTAQPGQFEEGGFVPASVVEGGPTAHRELDDSHVAPGTTVSATVTVENADGRFVLREECADAELSVVETEPEPVDVVQRGTELNVAWDTADGATLEYELRVAEDATDGATVGLDGVLLTDAADREVQGDQSLTVVANLFERIVSAGAVTDADLRLAREQYEADALSDAQFDRIYRAWLREGGDRRELPDGEATADRPSEQPRQGQSQTDGGDDVGTE; this is encoded by the coding sequence GTGAGTTCGTTCGACAGGCTCGTCGAACGGGTGACGGATCACAGTCGAATCGCGATCGTGGTGATGCTGTTGCTCACCGCGGGCATCGGTCTCGGCGCCTCCGACGTGAGCCAGGAGTCGTCGCTGGACCAGTTCCAGACGGACTCCGTCGAGGCGGAGAAGCTGGACTACATCGAGGGGAACTTCTCGGCGGACCAGAACACCACCACGGCACAGGTGATCGTCCGCGAGCCCAACGGCAACGTGTTGGACAAGCGGTCGTTGGTGTCACAGTTGGAGCTCCAACGCGCGTTACGGGACAACGAGACGGTCGACGACAGTCTCGTCGACGACACGCCGCCCGTCGGCATCGCAAACGTCGTCGCCACGGCGGCGATCCAGCGCGACGAGGCGCGAGACGTGCGCGAACTGGGGACGGAGATCCGCGAACTGAACGCCTCCGTCCAGCAGCGTCGTGCGGCGTTGGCAGCCAACCGGACGGCTCTGCGAGAACGACAGGCGCAGTTGGAGGCCAACCGGACGGCGCTCCAGGAACGGCAGGCGAACCTGACGGCCGACCGACGGGCGTTGGCCAACCGGACGGACGCGCTGAACGCGACGGCAGCGCAGCTGCGGGGCGGGCTGACGACGCTCCGACAGAGCCCGAACGCGAGCGTCCGGGCGACGTTCGACGCCGTCGACGCGAACACCACAGTCGAGCTGAACGAGACCGACTTCCGGACGTACAGCCGTGCGGCGACCGCGCTGCGGGCCGCGCGAAACGAGACGGCGACCCAGGAGGCGTACCGGCTCGGCACCCGCGGCGTGTTGCGCGAGGAGTACGCGGCCGTCGAGCGGGAGGGCCAACGGCTCCGAGAACGCGGCGAGCAGCTCCAGGCCGACGCCGAGCAGTTGGAGGCGCGCGGTCGGGAACTGCAGGAACGGGCCGAGCAGTTGGAGGAACGCGGCGAGCAGCTCCAGGCCGACGCCGACCGACTCCAGTCGCTCGCAGACGAGTTAGAGACGGAACGGGCGGGGTTGGAGAACGCCACGGACGCGACGCTGGCCGAGCAGACGGCCAAGCTGCGCTCGCTGAACGGCTCCGAGGTGGACGAGCTCGTCGGGACCGTCCTCGCCGAAGACGGTGAGGGCGGCAACTCCGTGTTCGGCTTCCTGCCGACGGACTACGACCCGGGCTCGACGGAGGCGAGGGCGACGACGATCCTCGTCACCCAGAAGTCCGACGGTGCGGCGGCGGCGCCGGGAGCGGCCTCCGGTGACTTGGAGACGGCACAGTTGGCGATCCAGAGTCTCGTGGAGTCGCGCGACGACCCCGGCCGGTACCTCGTCTTCGGCTCCGGGATCGTCAGCGACGAGATCACCGCGTCCCAGGAGGACAGCCTGACGATCGTCGGGCCGCTCGCGGGGTTGTTCGTGTTGGTCGCGCTCGTGATCGCGTACCGCGACCTGGTGGACATCCTGCTGGGGCTGGTCGGCATCGCCGCGGTCCTGCTGTGGACGTTCGGGTTCATGGGCTGGGCCGGAGTGAACTTCAACCAGATCATGATCGCGGTGCCGGTGTTGTTGATCGGACTGTCGATCGACTACGCCATCCACATCTTCATGCGCCACCGCGAGGAACGGCAGGCCGCAGACGGCGCCGGCCCGCGGCAGTCGATGACGGTCGCGCTGGGCGGCGTCGGAATCGCGCTCGTGTGGGTGACGGCGACGACCGTGATCGGGTTCCTGTCGAACCTGACGAGCCCGGTCGCGCCGATCCGCGACTTCGGGGTCGTCTCCTCGTTCGGCATCCTGGCGGCGTTCCTGATCTTCGGCATCCTGATCCCGGCGGCCAAGGTGGAGGCCGACGAGATCTTAGAGCGGTTCGGGTTCGACCGTCAGATGACGGCGTTCGGCACCGGCGGCGGGGCGTTCTCCTCGGTGCTGGCAGTCGGGTCGCAGGCGGCCCGTAAGGCTCCGTTCGTCGTGATCGGGATCGCGGTGGTCGTCACCGCGGCCGGCGGCTTCGGCGCCGCCCAGGTGGACACCTCCTTCAGCCAGGAGGACTTCCTGGCGGAGGATCCGCCCGACTGGATGGACGAACTGCCCGAGGAGCTACGCCCGGGCGAGTACACCGCGAAGTCGAACTTGGAGTTCGTCAACGAGAACTTCGTCCGCGAGGACTCCCAGGCGCAGATCCTCGTGGAGTCCGGCGGCGGCGAGTCCGTGACGGATCCGGCGGTGTTGTCGTCACTGGAGACGGTCGCCGACCGGGCGACGGACAAAGACGTGACACAGACGCTGTCGAACGGCGAGGCGGACATCGAGTCGCCGTTGGTCACGATGCGGACGGTTGCGGCGGAAAACGAGACGTTCAACGCTACGTTCACCGCCGCGGACACGGACAGTGACGGCGTCCCCGACCGGAACGTCGCGGGCGTGTACGACGCGTTGTACGAGGCGGCGCCCGGCGAGGCCGAGCGGGTGATCGCCCGCGACGACGGCGAGTACGAGGCGGTCCGGGTCGTCGTCTCCGTGAGAGGCGGCGCCTCCGGCGGCGACATCACGGAGCAGATGCGCGATGTGGCGGACGTGATCGACGACGACGGCGGGCTGGTCGTCACCGCCACCGGGACGGCGATCCTCAACAAGATCGTCCAAGACGAGCTCCTGGAGACGGTGGTCGTCAGCCTGATCGTGACGCTGATCGCCGTGTTCCTGTTCCTGATGGGCTCTTACCGCCTGACGGAGGGGTCGGCGACGCTGGGGGCGATCACGTTGTTGCCCGTGTTGCTGTCCGTCGCCTGGATCCTGGGGACGATGTTCCTCCTGGACATCCCGTTCAACGTGGTGACGGGGACGATCACGAGCCTCACAGTCGGGTTGGGGGTGGCGTACAGCATCCACCTCTCCGAGCGGTACAACCAGGAGTTGGACCGCACCCGCGAGGTGTGGACGGCGATGGACCGCGCGGTGACCGGCACCGGCGGCGCGCTGCTGGGGTCGGCGGCCACGACCGCCGGTGGGTTCGGCGTGCTCGTGTTCGCCATCCTCCCACCGCTCCAGCAGTTCGGGACGATCACGGCGATCACCATCGTGTACGCCTTCCTGGCGGCCGTGCTCGTGTTGCCGAGTATGCTCGTCGTCTGGACCCGTCGGGCCGGGCCGGAGTGGGCCGCGAGCCAGATCGGCGACGAGTCAGAAGAGCCGGACACGCCCGAGACCGTGACGGCGGCAGCGAACGGTGAGGGGGCGACGACAGACGGGACGAGTGCGCCTACGGCGGAGCCGGCCGCGACGGACGCCGGCACGACCGTCGCGGACGACGACCGCGAGGCCGGCCAGACGGCACAGCCCGGCCAGTTCGAGGAGGGCGGGTTCGTCCCGGCGTCCGTCGTCGAGGGCGGGCCGACGGCCCACCGCGAACTGGACGACAGCCACGTCGCCCCGGGGACGACCGTGTCGGCGACGGTCACCGTCGAGAACGCGGACGGCCGGTTCGTCCTCCGGGAGGAGTGTGCAGACGCGGAGCTGTCCGTCGTCGAGACGGAGCCGGAGCCGGTGGACGTGGTCCAGCGCGGCACGGAGCTGAACGTCGCGTGGGACACGGCCGACGGCGCCACCCTGGAGTACGAGCTCCGGGTGGCCGAGGACGCGACGGACGGAGCGACCGTCGGGCTGGACGGTGTGCTCCTGACGGACGCGGCCGACCGCGAGGTGCAGGGTGACCAGAGCCTGACCGTGGTGGCGAACCTGTTCGAACGGATCGTCTCCGCGGGCGCGGTGACGGACGCGGACCTCCGACTGGCCCGCGAGCAGTACGAGGCCGACGCGCTGTCGGACGCGCAGTTCGACCGGATCTACCGGGCGTGGCTCCGCGAGGGCGGCGACAGACGCGAACTGCCGGACGGGGAGGCGACGGCCGACCGGCCGAGCGAGCAGCCGCGGCAGGGCCAGAGCCAGACGGACGGAGGAGACGATGTCGGAACGGAGTGA
- a CDS encoding aldo/keto reductase → MEYTTLGNTGMTVSKVCLGCMSFGDPSWRDWVLDEEAGRELVERAIELGVNFFDTANMYSRGASERVLGDVLAEYDRDEFVVATKGYFQMRDGDPNSGGLSRKAIEQELDASLDRLGMETVDLYQTHRWDYDTPVEETLRALDDAVRRGKTRYVGTSSMWAHQFADALHTSERLGLERFATMQNHYNLLYREEEREMLPLCDREDVGVIPWSPLARGFLARPHDELETTARGEAEAEAERHPYLANGGREVNERVEELAAEYGVSMAQVALAWLFEQETVDAPIVGTTSVEHLEEAVAALELSVSDSDLAYLEEPYEPVPVSGHE, encoded by the coding sequence GTGGAGTACACGACACTCGGGAACACCGGAATGACGGTCTCGAAGGTCTGTCTCGGCTGCATGAGCTTCGGCGACCCCTCCTGGCGCGACTGGGTGCTGGACGAGGAAGCGGGCCGGGAACTCGTCGAACGCGCGATCGAACTCGGGGTGAACTTCTTCGACACGGCGAACATGTACTCGCGTGGCGCGTCCGAGCGTGTCCTCGGTGACGTGCTCGCGGAGTACGACCGCGACGAGTTCGTCGTCGCCACGAAGGGGTACTTCCAGATGCGCGACGGCGACCCCAACTCCGGCGGGCTCTCCCGCAAGGCGATCGAACAGGAACTGGACGCGTCGTTGGACCGCCTCGGGATGGAGACGGTCGACCTCTACCAGACCCACCGCTGGGACTACGACACGCCGGTCGAAGAGACCCTGCGGGCGCTGGACGACGCCGTCCGGCGCGGGAAGACACGCTACGTCGGCACGTCGTCGATGTGGGCACACCAGTTCGCCGATGCGCTGCACACGAGCGAGCGACTCGGGCTGGAACGTTTCGCCACGATGCAGAACCACTACAATCTCCTCTACCGCGAGGAGGAACGGGAGATGCTCCCGCTGTGTGACCGCGAGGACGTGGGCGTGATCCCGTGGTCGCCGTTGGCGCGCGGGTTCCTCGCCCGTCCGCACGACGAACTGGAGACGACCGCACGCGGCGAGGCCGAGGCGGAAGCCGAGCGCCACCCGTACCTCGCGAACGGCGGCCGCGAGGTGAACGAACGTGTCGAGGAGCTCGCCGCCGAGTACGGCGTGTCGATGGCACAGGTCGCGCTCGCCTGGTTGTTCGAACAGGAGACCGTCGACGCACCCATCGTCGGAACGACCAGTGTCGAGCACCTGGAAGAGGCCGTCGCAGCCCTAGAGCTGTCCGTCTCCGACAGCGACCTGGCGTACCTGGAGGAGCCGTACGAGCCGGTGCCCGTCAGCGGCCACGAGTGA
- a CDS encoding zinc ribbon domain-containing protein translates to MSTHGRGHDGDGCVKCGHTEAEVGEISTTGGGLSKMFDVQTNSFKVVSCTNCGYSELYRDTGSAGSDLVDVFLG, encoded by the coding sequence ATGTCGACACACGGACGCGGACACGACGGTGACGGCTGTGTCAAGTGCGGCCACACGGAGGCGGAGGTCGGAGAGATTTCCACGACCGGTGGTGGCCTCTCGAAGATGTTCGACGTACAGACGAACAGCTTCAAAGTGGTGTCGTGTACGAACTGCGGCTACTCGGAGTTGTACCGGGACACCGGGTCGGCCGGGAGCGACCTCGTCGACGTGTTCCTGGGCTGA
- a CDS encoding TrmB family transcriptional regulator: MSERSESPLGDDTDHADAVAGLTQLGLSTYEAKVFVGLHALGTGSAGEVAEVTDVPRSQVYGAAEGLEELGLIDVQAGTPTRYRPLPVSEARYLLFERMKEAGDTAFDYVDSVAGTHADDDDSGEAVWRTDGGENVAQRAAAMVDAAERQLTYGAADVSRIGDAVLTALSEADARGVDVRVASADPAVRAAATDTGVTAVGLAETATPDLSNGRVLVADERAVLLSVLPGAVPHVSTETAFWSDDTAFARILVTLIGEWFAEHLET, translated from the coding sequence ATGTCGGAACGGAGTGAGTCACCGCTGGGTGACGACACAGACCACGCCGACGCGGTGGCGGGGCTGACCCAGCTCGGGCTGTCCACGTACGAGGCGAAGGTGTTCGTCGGCCTCCACGCGCTGGGCACCGGGAGCGCGGGCGAGGTGGCCGAGGTGACGGACGTGCCCCGGTCGCAGGTGTACGGCGCCGCCGAGGGATTAGAGGAGCTGGGCCTGATCGACGTGCAGGCCGGCACCCCGACGCGGTACCGGCCGCTGCCGGTGTCGGAGGCGCGGTACCTCCTGTTCGAGCGGATGAAGGAGGCGGGCGACACGGCGTTCGACTACGTGGACTCCGTCGCCGGCACGCACGCCGACGACGACGACAGCGGCGAGGCCGTCTGGCGGACGGACGGGGGCGAGAACGTCGCCCAGCGCGCCGCGGCGATGGTCGATGCGGCAGAACGACAGCTCACCTACGGCGCCGCCGACGTCAGCCGGATCGGCGACGCGGTGTTGACCGCGTTGTCGGAGGCGGACGCCCGCGGCGTGGACGTCCGGGTCGCCAGCGCCGACCCCGCCGTTCGGGCGGCCGCGACGGACACCGGTGTCACCGCTGTCGGACTCGCCGAGACGGCGACGCCCGATCTCAGCAACGGGCGCGTGCTCGTCGCCGACGAACGCGCGGTGCTCCTCTCCGTCCTGCCCGGCGCGGTGCCGCACGTCTCGACGGAGACGGCGTTCTGGAGCGACGACACCGCGTTCGCCCGGATCCTCGTCACGCTCATCGGCGAGTGGTTCGCGGAACACCTCGAGACGTAG